In Taeniopygia guttata chromosome Z, bTaeGut7.mat, whole genome shotgun sequence, the sequence GCTGCACCAGCTTTGCACAAGAATGCCAATCCAAAGTGCTCCCTCTCTCATTTAGATCTTGCTAATTTGGGGtaattttagtttttccttGAGCTACTGGATTTATGACTAATGATTTGTTTAGTCTCAGAGCTTCTGCtgcttgtatttttaatgtatctCACAACAGCTACCAGCAGACTGGTACTACATTGATTTAATGCCTGGAGACAAAAAGCTCAGACTTCTACACTGACTTTTTGCTGGGGTTTTCCACTCTTGCTTCAAGAGTCACTCAGTGTTGCCTGCAGAGCACTGACACCCTGCAGCAAACTTATCCATGGGCATCAGTACAAAACTGGGACACCTGACTTGGTGCCACAACTCCCACAAGCAGAGGACTTGGTGTCAGAACCTCTGCAGAAGCGTGGAGGGCAGGGCTCAGGGAGGTTGTGCCAGTGCAGGATTTGAACTAAAGGCACCGGGAAGCACCAACCCTGCAGACAAGAACTCAACTCTTCTCATCTCCCTTCCTGCCAGAGGCAGCCTCAGAGCAGCCGTCTCACACCTCTCTAAACCAATGGGGGCTCTGTCCTTACCAGGCTCCTCGGGCTCCTGGGAACTGTTCGTGCAGCTCTCGGTGCCAGAGGAAgctccctctgctgcagctctgtccacAGGCTTCCCTCCTGAAGCCTCAGGCACAACATTAATATTGCCcttgaaagagaaacagaaagaaacccTTCTCAGCAGTTACACAGAATACCTGGTCCAACAACTCTGTGGCTCACGCTCTTAATCCCTTGCTCCTAACAAGAAGTCTGGGCCCCAAAGCCCTTCAACTGTCAAAAAGATTTGACTCCTCAAACACAGTCCAAAGGCTGTCAAAGCTGACAGTGTTGGACATGGGTGTGACACTAAACACGTGGAATGGCTGCTAAGGAACAAATCTtgccagctcctggcacagggatgtgctcCTCCCtccacagccctgagcacagcagTCTCATCCAGGCTGCAGCTTGGCAAGACTGCATGGGAACACACAACTCTTCCCACAGAGATGCCCAAGAGCAAGGTGACTGAGCTCTGCAACATGGACAGCAAGACTGGCCAGTCTGCCCAGCTGAGGATGGAAACTGGACTGCAGGCACCAGGTTACTGAGAGGACAggaaagctgcagctccagcccagccccacccatGGCTGTGGGAGCGCCtacaggcacagcagggctctcacagcagcagcagctgcagcccagccctgctttgccttggcctACCCACCCAAAAGAGGCAGAGCCCACATCTCCACATCTGCTGCTGGAACAGAGGCACCTCTCGCATGCCCCTCCCTGCACGGGACACTTTGCCTTCAGTGGCAATTCTCTTCTTTCCCATCAAACAAAGCCTCTTAGAACCTACCGAGCTTCCACTTCCTCACCACAAATGCCCCTGCAGGAGGATTCTTCCCAGGAAAACGAGCACCCAAACCTGGCCAACACAAAAGGCTCACACCTTTTCATCCTTACTCAGGGGGgagaatttttcattccctCTTTAGGAAATCTTGCTTTAGCAAGCACATCCTTCCCTGTCTGTTCACAGCTGAACTCAAGAAGCCTTTGCTTCTCAGCCCTGCACCAACATTCAAAAGCTCTCAGACCAGCCCCTTTCATCCCTGTCCAATGCAGTTACCTGAGCAGACGGAGAAAACATCTCCTCCAGTGTCTCAAGCACCATGTCCAGATCCACTGGGGGCAATTCCTCTTCCCCAGGAGTACTCCAcagccagctgggagctgtccatgctccaaaaccagcactgccagctgcagcacagggggcTGAAGTGTCCTTGGTGGCTACAAGAATCCAAACACATTGGTCAGGCTCCTGAATGTCGCTTTGGGATGCAAAGCTCTATTGCTGCCTTGGATGAAACATCACAAAAAGCACACAGCAACCTCAGTTCAAAAAATGTATTCAGACTTCCCAGGGAACTGGAAAAGTGAGTTCTTCCTCTTAAACAGTTATTCTAATTGACATGTACACAGATTTTAGCATGGATTGTAAATCTGGtatagacacacacacacaaagacaCCTTATAATCACAGCCTTTTGTATCTTCTCAGCAGCTTTGGGATTTGGCTGCTGGAGTTTCTCATCACAAAAGACCACAGAATGTAGATGCACCCAGGAAGAGCCCAGATCCTCAGACACACACACTGAAATTAGTGAGTTTATTCTAAAAACAACCTTGAGGCTGAGGCCCTATGCTGCTGGTGCAGCTGTTCTGGAGCACACAGAGCTCATTTCAATGGCACGGCTTGATTTGCAGGGCAGACAGTGTTAAACATTCTGCAATATCCTATCACCGTCCTAGTTTGTCTTCATTCAAAGAAACAGGGGAGTGCACCTAACACCGACCACTTCTCAGGCAATATCTTTTGCCTTCCCTTGTACCCCTACAGAGAGGCTGTCTGGAAAATGCCCAGAACACCCTCCCAGTCTGCAGCAAGGACAGGAAGCACTGCAGGAAAACACTTCAAATGGTCATTAACCAGGACCTGTTTGAAGAGGAAAGGTAGAAGCTCTTTCCATACCTGATGGGCTGCAGGCTGGCAAATGCTGCTTGGAAGATGtgcagcagcttctctgtgGAGAGGCCATGGGAGGGCTGTGATGGTCTACAGGAACCAGAGGAATGGTGAGCTCAGGGTGGCATTTATGCTCCATGGGACCCAGTGGGATGATGAGCTCACAGTTGAGACTAAATTTGCCGGTGCCTGGTTCCTCTGACGAAACCCCAAGAAGTCCAGATGAGGTAAAGATTTTCTTGGGAGATGCTAGGAAAAGCTCAGACTCCTGAGCACCTGCACTTTGCCTGGAAGGGCCTGGAGGCAGCTCTAAACCCTCAGGTGAGGCAGCACTGAGGTCCTGGTAGGAGAGCACTGTGTAGGAgtgaggaaagaagaaaggaagcaaaggaaaggCTGGATCATTATTGGGATTGGGTGTGCTTCCCTTGGCAGCAACTGTACTTATGTCAGGGAAGACAAAAGCTCCCACCCTCCCAAGCAgggtgagaaagaaaataaagaatcaAACATGCTCTGGGGCTATTTAACTAGCAGTTCCTTGTCTACTTCGCTCTCCCCTATTCGCTCAACTGTCTGGGAAAACTGTCCCACTgcccttccctggcaggggccAACTGCCAGAAACCCAACTGAAGCTCTCTTCCCCACTGCCCCAGAGGGACAGGGGGGTCCCTCCCACTGGACCTGACCAGGACCGAGCCCTCAGCTCACACGCACTCACGGAGAGCTCCCCAAGAACCCCAGAACTGGCAAGGAGCAGCGCCAGCCAGGGCGCAATGCAGGGCCAGCTGCAGCCGAGCGGGCCAGGCCGTGGTGagcgcagccgcggcgggactgtcccccagccccggcagcccggcACAGCCGGCACAGCTCCCGGGCCCTGCCGGCACAGCTGCCTTGCCCAAggacagcccctgtgccagccggggcagctgtgctgagcagctccagcacggGCAGGGCCCGCTCCTGCCCCGCCGGGCAGTGCCCGCGGCCTCAGCCCCGCCACCCTCCGCGCCCGCAGCTCCCGCCCCGTCTCACCGGCTCCGGGCGGCTGCCCGGCGGGGAAGGATGGCACCGCGCGCTCCGCGTGCAGCTCCTGGAAGCGGCTGGGCCGGCGGCTGCGCACCTCCAGCCCCGCCGCCAGCCGCTGCCTGTTGGCCCTGGTCAGGCGCTTGATGCGGAGCAGGAGGTCGGGGCGGTCGCGGCGAAAGTTGGGGTTGCTGTAATGGAGCCAGCGTCCGGATTCGCCCAGCTCAGCTGAGCCAATCCCGCCCAGCACCTTGTGGAAGCCGTAGAGGTTGAGCTGCCGCACAAAGCTGCCAAAGCGCGACGCTTCGAAGGAGTCCGGGGCCAGCCCCGCCCTCTCACCGCCCGCCCCGTCGGCGTCGCCCGGGCTGAGCAGCTCCCGCTCGAAGAGGGAGCGGTCGatgagcagcccctgggcccgGCTGTCCCAGCGCACGGAGCGGACGCGGGGGCTGTTCACCAGGCGCCACAGCTTGGCGGGGAAGGTGCTGGCGCAGAGCCCGGCGGGCAGCGGCAGCTCCGCCATGGTGCCGATCGCCGAGTGCCGCCACAACGGCCACAGCGCAACGGCCGCGGCTGCGCCGGCGGCGCGCAGCCTGAGGGGGGCGCTGCGCTCGGGCCCCGGCGCGGGCCGGACTCGGCGGGACGAGCGCGGCAGAGCCGGGGCCGCGGGCAcagcgcgggcggggcggctcccggggctggCCGGGCTCGGCACGGCAGGGCCAGGTGCAAACCCTCTCtttccctggctgcagccatCCTTCTGCCTTTGCTTTGCAGCCCAATCCCAAGCcagcaaggaaggaaaataaaaaagctgcttcccaggcagttagcctcctgcagctcttgTTGCCTGGGGTTATTCCTGTCCAAGTCCAAGACTTCTCATTTCCCTTTGTTGAACGCCATCAGATTCCCCTCAGGCCAATTCTTTAGCATGCTGAGGTCCCTTTAAATGGCAAAAGCATTTATAGCCCTTGCCAGTTTCATATTGTCTGCAGACTTGCTGAGGGTAAACTGCTCCTCCAGCTTGGCCACGAATGAAGACATTAAAGAGTATCTGCCCCAGGATCAGCCTCTGGGGGTCAGAGCACTCCTGCCTTACCTCCAGCTCTATTTTGTGCTACTGATGACACTCCTCATCCGTTTTTCAGTCTTCCTTGCTGGGCATTTTGGCAATTTGTGTTTAAGCATTCTGTAGGAAACACTCTCAAAGGCTTGGTAAAGCTGGGGTAGCCATCATCCATTGCTCCATCCATATCCTATCAGTTTGGCTGTCCAGCAATTCCAGCAAAAATAACCGGTAAGAAATATGAAGCTCTAAATACAGTCTATTAAattcttctttctgctgctATTCTATGCCACAATAAAGATCTTGCTTTGTTTCCAGTACTAGACAGCtgattaaacaaaaaaaccccaaaaaaccccaaacaagcaacaaaaaaaaattctccttaACAGAATATAATTATGCCTATTTTTCAGAAGACACATaacatacatttattttcaggatTAGACTGAGATGAAAGGGTTTGAGAGCTTccagaattttaatatttttgttgtctCTAACTGTTTGGAAAACTGTTAGAACACGGTGAAGACatactgcttttgaaaatctcaTTCTGAAGTTTTGCATGCTTGTAGTACATATAAAAGTACCTACAAGAATTTTAGCAAACCTGTAGCTCAGATTCTTTACTTTCAAAATTAGGAAATGTCAGAATTGATTTGACCTTTTGTTTTTTATGCTGTGGTTCTGATTTCCACATTTttatatgcatatttatatattttttcagtaaCATGGTCACATACTGCATCTCCCTTCAGATCCCAAAATCATCAGTGCTCAGAATAGCCAATGAACAActaaatattctttttcatctcttttatTTACTAATAAACTCAGACACCGTTGATCTTTTGGGAATCCAGAACAATAgttgttataaatttgcgccacaacggaacataatccaattaagatttttattaatttacagcaagtaggatatgaacAAAGGTAACAGCGCTGGGGAAGCAAAtccaaaaacttccaaaaatccgAAGCTTTGGCTGCTCCGCCGATTTCACTCcaactgtctccttttattcctatttcttcttttgtctccctggaatttgcaagtcAATTCCTGtcgttatcttgtgtttgtttaagcagtCCCCTAGTGTGAATGGTTGTTGTGGTCTTTATCTTCAGTCTCCGGTTGAAGTGCTTGTTATCTTATCTAGTATCAGCTGTGTCCGTTTGGTGTTTGCATACCTCCGTGGTCTAACTTTATCTgaatacctcagtctgtatttttttctcacagttgtctaacttttacatatatcttaataaacaatgtcccactctgtagtttctcacaattgtctaacctttacatatatcttaataaacactatcccaatctgtagtttctcacaattgtctaacctttacatatatcttaataaacactatcccaatctgtagtttctcacaattgtctaacctttacgtatatcttaataaacaatatctcaatctgtagtttctcacaatttcCCCCCTTCTTCTCTTTATACTATTATTGTTTATTAGACGTTGCTTTCATTCTCGGCACTGtaaataaacctttttccaCAATCCCAACATTTATCATTACACTCACATGGTAATACTTCACAATTACAATAGGCGTAGCCCCCTCGTGGTATAACACATTCGCAACAATCTTCCTTCTCATTAATagatacatttttatatttttcccccgACCTCGTAGTTAAAATTAGCAGTTTAGCTATGTCAAATCGTTTTTTAATATCGTGTACTATACAGCGTAATATACAAGGCCCGAATATAAGTCCCAGAATCAATATAATAAGCGGTCCTGCTAAGGCAGACAGCAAGGTGGTTAGCCAAGGTGAAACATTAAACCAATTTTCATACCATGTCCTACCCGCCTCCCGATCCTTTCTACGTTGATTTAACCTTTTTCGAAGTTCAGACATAGTGTCCTGAACTACTCCCGTATGGTCAGCAAAAGAGCAGCATTCTTCATTTATCGCTACGCATAACCCCCCTTCTTTTAGGAATAATAAATCTAACCCTCTTCTATTTTGCAGCACTACTTCCGATAAAGACTTTACTGAAGTGGCTAAATTTTGGATAGATTGTTCTATTTTTGCTAAATCTTCATCTACAGCCGTCTGTAAACTTTGTAATTCCTGACTTTTTACTAGGGAGGCTATGCCTGTACCTGCTCCGACTCCCCCCGCTATTAGCAGTGTAGCTAAGGTTACCACTGTAATTGGTTCTCGTTTTTGTATATTCAGGTCTCCTTCAAAGTGGCGTAACACTTCCTCAGAAGTGTGATAGATTAGACGAGGAACAATTATCACCTGTACGCAGAACTGAGATTGATCAAACAGATTTAGGGATAGGCAAGGCGTTACTCCGATGTCTGAACAAACCCATTTAGCTCCTGGTGTCGGGATAGCCCATTTGTCTTTTCTATTCTTGTGTTTATTTATGGTTTTTGTAGTGATTATTGTCGTTTGGTTGCACAAAGGCTGATAATTTTTGGGCACTGTACCAATACATTTTCCTTGACCTGTTACTAATTGAATAGTAATTCCCTGCGTATGGTTTTTTTGGTCATTCCATGGGCATTCTCGTGGGTTTGAACCTCTAGACCATTGAATCTTATCTGATTTTCCAATCGCCTCAAAATATGGTGGTCTAACATTATAACATAACCAGCATTCCTTAGTTaaatttggtttgctttcattAAGGGCACGATAAGAGGCTTGCATTAAATCCCATAAAGGGTCTTTGGGTTTCAGCACACCTGAATCCCTACCAGTCACCACGTCATTAGCTGTTCTATTTGTTATCGATAAGGGGTTTGGACAAGTGGTTGTAACACTTGCGGGGACTATCTTTTTCGTCGGGGAAATGGGTGAATTCAATACTTTATTCGGCCCAACAGGGAGTGGATCATgtggtattttaacttttcttatgagaaaatgcCCTCCCCCGTCTTTAGGAATTCCTCCATAGACACGTATTCCCCATGTTAGTCCTACTAACCACTTGTCTCCTAAGGGCTGTATTACTTGAAATTTGATGCGGGTACAGACTTCCCTGTCTCGTGAAGCCACATAAC encodes:
- the LOC140681989 gene encoding uncharacterized protein is translated as MAELPLPAGLCASTFPAKLWRLVNSPRVRSVRWDSRAQGLLIDRSLFERELLSPGDADGAGGERAGLAPDSFEASRFGSFVRQLNLYGFHKVLGGIGSAELGESGRWLHYSNPNFRRDRPDLLLRIKRLTRANRQRLAAGLEVRSRRPSRFQELHAERAVPSFPAGQPPGAVLSYQDLSAASPEGLELPPGPSRQSAGAQESELFLASPKKIFTSSGLLGVSSEEPGTGKFSLNCELIIPLGPMEHKCHPELTIPLVPVDHHSPPMASPQRSCCTSSKQHLPACSPSATKDTSAPCAAAGSAGFGAWTAPSWLWSTPGEEELPPVDLDMVLETLEEMFSPSAQGNINVVPEASGGKPVDRAAAEGASSGTESCTNSSQEPEEPGKDRAPIGLERCETAALRLPLAGREMRRVEFLSAGLVLPGAFSSNPALAQPP